In Plasmodium brasilianum strain Bolivian I chromosome 12, whole genome shotgun sequence, the genomic window atatatatatatatatatatatatatatatatatatgaaacaGGTTATATACAACTTTTTTAATGAacaatatgtacatatatatatgtatgtatacggAAAATAttgtacgtacatacataaattagTACGTGCGttacaaacaaaaaatgcCTTATTTTTGAATAACGGATGATTTTTCATGAACGCTGTACATGCATAAATCTTagtagaaatattaatataaaagaaaaagtaaaaggtTAAAATGTTACAAGACAAGTACattgataataatgaaaaatataataaatatagaatatataattattgtagaaattatataaacgatataaaaaataaatacatggGTTTCTCAaacacatataaaaataatagccCCAATAGGTATTATTATGAGTCCAGGAGAAATAATAACTATTAcagatataataataataattataatgcatacaataataataccaataataatagtagtaacaataatgggtataaattattaagacATAAAAGATATAGAAGCTATAGAAGTTACAGAAGTTTAAGTAATTCGAAGCATAAAACGAggtttgtaaaaaaatataaaaattatgatgaggaagaaaatataagagaatataaaaattggaaaaagcGTAGTTATTCTTCtatgaaaagaatatatgATAAGAATCAGAGACATCataataaagtatatatagaatcaggatataataatgaagatcataaaaataagtatgtaaaaaattataatttgtctagaaaaaaaaattattattcttataagAAGAGAATATATAGTGGTAGAAGAAATTATGACACTCATTTTGGACAagggaatattttttataataacgaATATTACTTGTTTAATGATGGAGCAActttaaagaaaaagaaaatatatcatgGTAGGAGTAGTTTCAGAAGTAAATTGCAAAGCCAGGAAATGTACGTAGACagaatatataacaaaagaaGATATTTTAGTCGAAATAATAGATATACTGTTAACAATAATACAATAAGAAGTAGAGCAGAAACTAGTTATAAGGACAAGAATCGATTAGGTAAATCACAAATTCATAGAAATAGTATCACCACTCATGATGATGGTTCAAGAAAATCGGATGGGAATTATGAAAGGAAAGAATTTGAAGAAGATGAGGAAGAGGAAGGAGAACTGGAAGAATTAGAAGGAACAGAAAGAGAAAGAGGAGGAGCAGTAGTAGGTGGAGGAAACAACGAACGAGGATGTAGACACATTGgatataaagataaaataaacagaAGTTCCGGTGtatcatttaataataaatttcatagaaataaaaaaagggggcACTTCAGTAATAGGCGTAGTAGAGGTTACAGTGGCAATAGTAGTAGAAGAAGCAGCATACGCGGAAAAGGCTCAAGCATGTCTCTAAGGAGAGATAGTTATTATACCTATTCGCAAAGAAAAAGACAAcatatagataaatatagtgattcttataaaaaaacgaTATCAAGAGAATCATCTGATATATAttgtagaagaaaaaatgtgAATAAGAGGAATAGAACGAAAGTTTCCTATACAGAagatataaagaaaaaaaagaaaaagaaaaaagaaaataatgacTCAGATGATGAAATTGTTCATTTTAGTtggaaaaaaggaatgaTATTAAATGAATGTTATATTGTTATACGTAAAATGGGGGATGGAACTTTTGGAAGAGTTTTGCTCTGTCAACATTTAGAtacgaaaaaatattatgcagTGAAAgttattagaaatataaaaaaatatacgaaaTCTGCAAAAATAGAAGCAgacattttgaaaaaaattcaaaatgatgatattaaaaataataatattgtaaaatatcATGGTAAGTTTATGTATTATGATCACATGTGTTTAATTTTTGAGCCTTTGGGTCCATcattatatgaaattataacaaaaaataattacaatgGTTTTCATATAGAGGACATTAAACTGTATTGTATAGAAATTTTGAAGGCATTAAATTATCTTCGGAAATTATCTTTAACACATACGGATTTGAAGCcggaaaatattttattagatGATccttattttgaaaaaacattAACAACAGTCAGAAGAGTTACTGATGGAAGGAAAGTACAAATTTACAGAACTAAGTCGACAGgtattaaattaattgaCTTTGGCTGTGCAACTTTTAAAAGTGATTATCATGGTTCTATAATTAATACAAGACAATACAGAGCTCCTGaagttattttaaatttaggaTGGGATGTATCTAGTGATATGTGGAGTTTTGGCTGTGTATTGGCTGAACTTTATACGGGTTCCTTATTATTTAGAACTCATGAACATTTAGAACATTTAGCTATGATGGAAAGTATTATTCATCCAATACCCAAAAAAATGCTATACGAAGCTGCAAAAACTAATggatcaaaatatataaataaggaTCAATTAAGATTAGCTTGGCCAGAAAATGCATCCAGTATAAATTCTGTTAAGCATGTTAAGAGGTGTTTACCATtgtacaaaattattaaacatgatttattttgtgatttcttatataatatattgcaAATTGATCCAGCTCTTAGATCTTCCCCTTCCGAATTATTAAAGCACAAATTTCTTGAACAAAATTATGAGTATTTTTAACTCGTCCAATGGAAAATTagaataacatttttatatcttcaGAACGTGTGATCCGTAGGGTAGTTTGGAATTATGGACAGTATAGAATTATGCACAGTATGGAATTATGACAATATGGGGTAATTACAGATGCGCTGAATGAGCTACCATCATTTTAgctgaattttattttattcttctttattcctatttcattttaatttgtgCGAAGTTGATTGCTCTAgtcatttt contains:
- a CDS encoding protein serine/threonine kinase-1; the protein is MLQDKYIDNNEKYNKYRIYNYCRNYINDIKNKYMGFSNTYKNNSPNRYYYESRRNNNYYRYNNNNYNAYNNNTNNNSSNNNGYKLLRHKRYRSYRSYRSLSNSKHKTRFVKKYKNYDEEENIREYKNWKKRSYSSMKRIYDKNQRHHNKVYIESGYNNEDHKNKYVKNYNLSRKKNYYSYKKRIYSGRRNYDTHFGQGNIFYNNEYYLFNDGATLKKKKIYHGRSSFRSKLQSQEMYVDRIYNKRRYFSRNNRYTVNNNTIRSRAETSYKDKNRLGKSQIHRNSITTHDDGSRKSDGNYERKEFEEDEEEEGELEELEGTERERGGAVVGGGNNERGCRHIGYKDKINRSSGVSFNNKFHRNKKRGHFSNRRSRGYSGNSSRRSSIRGKGSSMSLRRDSYYTYSQRKRQHIDKYSDSYKKTISRESSDIYCRRKNVNKRNRTKVSYTEDIKKKKKKKKENNDSDDEIVHFSWKKGMILNECYIVIRKMGDGTFGRVLLCQHLDTKKYYAVKVIRNIKKYTKSAKIEADILKKIQNDDIKNNNIVKYHGKFMYYDHMCLIFEPLGPSLYEIITKNNYNGFHIEDIKLYCIEILKALNYLRKLSLTHTDLKPENILLDDPYFEKTLTTVRRVTDGRKVQIYRTKSTGIKLIDFGCATFKSDYHGSIINTRQYRAPEVILNLGWDVSSDMWSFGCVLAELYTGSLLFRTHEHLEHLAMMESIIHPIPKKMLYEAAKTNGSKYINKDQLRLAWPENASSINSVKHVKRCLPLYKIIKHDLFCDFLYNILQIDPALRSSPSELLKHKFLEQNYEYF